The sequence below is a genomic window from Bactrocera neohumeralis isolate Rockhampton chromosome 4, APGP_CSIRO_Bneo_wtdbg2-racon-allhic-juicebox.fasta_v2, whole genome shotgun sequence.
tattgttattatatatattatttttggtttcttGTTCCATACTAATGACCTAAATTCCATTTAAGCCTTTCATTTGCGTTCACATCTTCGCTTTTTGCCGCCGCGTTTAAAGTACTTTGCAGTCCTTTGGACGAGACGAGACAAGACGAGGAGTTGAGTGTGTAAGCGTGTCAAAGTGTccataatacaaattttgtgtTGCACATACACGGCGCACACGCTTACTTACATGTCTCCCGCTTCCATGGCAGTATTTATGTCGCTGACAATTTTGCCCATTAATTCACGATATGGCGAATTGGGTTTGAAGGCGGTCTCTAAGAGTGCGGTATCACCGAAAAAGTTAAAGACTTCATCGATGCGATTTAGCGACTTTTCGGTGAGATGTCGTTGGACAATTGACTTGAGGGTGGCATGTGATTCAGCAATGGACTTTTGCATATACGGCAGGTCGAAGCTGTAATCTACTTCATAGAAGGAAATCACTGCAAGTTGTGTATTCTGAAATAATTagattaagtaaataaaatgtttcaaaaaattgtatggtgaaatttaatttttaagcattaatcaagtcggtaattttttttttttgtaatacaaaaCTCTGAAACAAACGATAAAAACGTTAGCTCTTGTTTAATGAGTTTCTATCGGATCAAAATTGATTCGGACTGACCATTAAAAACTGCGCGTCCAAGCCGAAAAATGTTTACCCCGATCGGTGCAAATTTTTTGATCTTAGTGTGAAGTTAGATCTTCATATATCACTTTGTTTGTTTGGTAATTTTTACCACCAAAAAAAGCTAACAACgtagttgctttaaattttgtgtttccaatggaatcacggctacgaaatcgttgaaaatgttgcagaagtttTTTGTCTACTTCATCGCgaacacaaatatttaagtgaaggtcgagaagttatcgaaaacttgcctcatacGAGTCATCCATCCACCTcttttaatgacgataacataaaataattaaaaaaaaacagtgttaGATCAATCGTCGTGTTGCCattagagagatagcagaggaaATCACATGTATTTTGAATCGACCCAactaattttgattaatttttttgggtatgaagcgtgtccATGTTAGATTCATATCGAAAGACCTAATTCTTGAATATAAGCCGAAACgggaaaagtaaacaaaattcgTCATCCCCGCCGAGGCTGATCACAATTTGTTGGAAAATTAGATTGAGTGGTCTCAAGTTTTCTGCTAAAAAATGTATTCTTTTTTGGCAGTTCGGTTCAATTTTGATTACATAGTACATCAGGTTCAATATACATTTTACTCGTATTAGATCAGGTAAATAAGGGTGGTATACAAAATACATTCGAAATAtgtctaattttcatattttaaataccgttaaaaaattatttttaaatggatgaaaatagttaatttattgagtagtcgaaaaagtcttttaatatttctaatcaaacttcaacttactttttttatatttatactaataaataaataaaaaaaatgactcGAAATTTTCCTCTAGAGACaatattccatcagtgtaaatcgaaatttcgaaatttctagaacggaagcgagcgaaccattgttgtgctacacgaactgatacagcatcgtctccgtaaacttcacaaatttcattggtggcttgcgtggcattcttcccttttttatacaaaaatttcaaaatatagcgatttttgtcattattttgacttatttttgaacagctgtaactttttttcaacttccccgaatttaatttttttttgataaatgaagcttaaaatctcatctttccaacactatatggtatgacacaatgtgattggtagcactggagatatgcgactgcaacgacatctattgacaaaattattaaattctacaacacctctagaatattgtcctcaattttcaagttgatccgattaatagtttcggagatacagccttcagaacttgtgcgctcgaggctagctatgCTAAGACCggcgtctttaaacgcgtttttctgtgaaactgtgtttttgaagtcggttggaaagatttctcgagaactactcaataaatatgtatattaatatattaaataaatatttaaaatattttttcccaaaaatatcctaatatttttgctaatagagtaacaataaaaaattcgattaaaatatgtatttcatttttttatcagaaaaaaatttttgaaaaaaggctgttttttacccgaggaaacccatgtaaccccttaatgaaAGCTGAATAGTGTACTCGTGTACATAAGTTGTACACATTTAAAGAATTATCtccctttttttaatatttactggttataaattataatattatttgcaattacttttgttgttatatacatatttacttgcatttaattatatttatatgcaaacatattttgATTACACTTACTTGAAACTTCCGCTTAAAGACTTCCGCATCCTTCAGTTCGTCGGCACTGAATTGATTATTTCGATGTAGGACACCAATTttgataacaatttttattatattttttatcagcTTCTCCGCTTTAACTTTGTTGCCCGTCTGCATTaaagtatgtagatatataaatgtaaatacaatTGTGCAATTGAAAGTTGGTGTAAGAAAAGAGGCAGCTTTTATTAAggaagtatgtaagtatatacgagtatataatataaagataCTTAATATGAAAAGTTCTCACAAATTGtggttattaaattttatttattcatatgtacatatgtttgtatggagCTGGTGAAAAAGTTGATTGGAGCGCGCACTTACATGCATTTTACAAAGGCGATATAAATTATCAAGAAGCGATGCGGTTGTGCCGTCAATAAAGGTTTTCGCTATATTCTTGGTGGCCATGCGCGAGAGGATCTTCTTCTGGGCACGCAAGCCAATGTCACGCGACTTGAAAGCGCTGTCAGCCATAActgaagaaaagtgaaaaaagaaacaatgaaaataataaaaaatatgaaattataaatacaaatgaaattataatattacaaaacagttatttttttgcattaaatgcgtaatttttataaataatacaattgaGATAACAAATACTATAATACGCAGCTTTCAAACACACAACTCAACATACGCCTTATAAtagatttataaatatgtaattgcaaaactatttagaaaataaaaactttatataaaattaaaaaactattttaagaaACGTTTATTTGTAAGAAAGtgcataataacaacaaaacacatgCCTCCACTGCATTCAAATGAAGGGCGTCTGCTGCGCACTACTTTCGATTTGCATGAGAAAATAATTacttctagttttttttttttttattgcaatgaAGTCAGGCAAGGAAACTAGAATAACTATCCACTAACACAAAAGGTCTAGAATTGatttatgcaaacaaaaaactattataatgtGAAAAAACTGAATACATTACAAAAGGCATAAAAGTGCAAAGGCACAAAACGTACCTCACACACAACAAGCACACAAACGAAAATATCTAACGGCATTAAGTatttaaattggaaaaatcAAAAGAACCAAAAGCTTTATTTCCATAACTCATATGCGATATATGGTGATTGTGGTTCACTGGTTGAGTGCTCGCTTGTTTACCTTCTAGATTCCAATAGTCGACGCTCCATAGCAGCAGACACTGACGCAAGCCTTCCGCTGCCATTTTGCTGTCAAATCCTGACATCGTAGTCGttttgtttagtttgtatgcaattttttaaatggGATAAgaagaaaaatcgaaattgcaagagattttcattttcaataatttggaaatatatacaaacatatgtatgtatgtacattaaggaGTGAGTGCAGGCTTTTTACGTGTGCAGTTgggaaaatttgcaaaattataataaatattcattGATGCAGTGTTGAGTGGAATGTTAGAATATTTATATGctgtttatttacttatttagaaACGATAagcaaaatgtgaaatataaattaactgTTTTATGACAACTTAGGTTTTGTGTTGAGTTAATTTACTGTATAATGTTCTAAACAATTATAATTTCGTAATCTTAAAGTAATTCAATTACGCTGCTGTACCTTAAACCTCTCAATAAATGAACAGAgttcaaatatattgtataattgatttttatcttgattaataaaaaaatcatgaatTTCCTGAATTTTCAAACAAAGGTCGATTATTGCCTTAAAAATAGACAACTCTTCACTAATGTGTTGAGTCTATGggtaagagatgttgagatccgaTTTGCACGGTCAGTTTGAATAAACCAgttcgggtcaaatttgatcagatgatatatatatatgtatatatatttcgatttcatagatttttttaaatattatcacCATAAATAGAGCGGATGAAAGGCTTGTATGAGGCAAATTTTCTACAATCTCCCGATCTTATTGTTCCATCTTTAAACGAATATCCGTTTGCACGATAGTCGGTTTAAAGTAATCAGAACGGATCAGATTTTTATCCGATCgaagactgtcaactcggcaacaTTCCTCGAAGTTATTtcaagaatgttttctgccgccacaacgacaataacaaaaaatacaaaagaggAAGATATGGCAGAGCGATAGGAAATTATAGTAGAGTTATCTGTCTCTTGATTCCAATTTACTTAAGGATTCAGCAACACCCGAAAAACCAATTGatgagctatatgctatagtagtccgatctgaacaatttgtttggatATTGTAGCGCTGCTGTGGACAATACTCTATaagaaaatagttttccatgcaagaactttattttgatcaatcagtttgtatggcaactatatacaATAGTAATCCGATTCAAACAATATGTTTGAATATTATAGCCTTGGCTTGGACAAtaatacatgccaaatttcgtgacgataatttttcaaatcaaaaagatttctatacaaggactttattttgatcgatcagtttgtaggGCTATACTGGTCTGATATCGACAATTCAAACAACTTTTTGGGGAAAGAATGTAAGCAAAATACCATAACGTTATCTGACGGACtagtaaacatatatatatagacagacggatatgCTTAAATCTgttcagctcgtcacgctgatcatttgtatTTGAGGGTCTCCGACCTTTCCTTCTTCTTGTTAAAGACTTCATGTCAAAcataatataccttgttcagggtagtAAAATCGGGCATTTTGCTGCGTTTGATAGAGACGCGTTTCAAAAGTGCTGAATCGGTCAATAAGAGATATTGGCGAGCTGACCGGGTACAAAACCGGGAccgcaaaacaaaaacagtcaAGTAAATTATACCATTACATTTAAAGCTCTATCTAAAAGTATCAAGGCAAGTCAAAtgacattaaaatttatattgaatgaAAGTCGACTTTAAGACTACGTTGTACTACGAGTTGAGAGCTTGCGTGAAGTAGGACGAAACCAAAACGTTAATGGTGATAATTTGAGGTTTCGTTTCACTAGAACTATGCTACTATATGTTTGCCATAACTTTAGAACAACgcatatttttactatatatgaCGGTTTCTAATTTCTACATGTCTGTATATATTGTTGAGTGTATTTTTAAATCTCAATAGCGTGCTAAGAATACATTAACGCATGTCTATATGTTCGTGTGCAAGTATTTCTTGTTTACAGTTAGCTACGAGGACCTCCCTCAACTACTTCTGTGAGCTCACATAGTCCACATAGGCTGATATGCGCGTATGTGTAGGTGCTGCGTACGCGCTGAAtttgccacatgccggtctaagtTCTTTGCTTTACAATTATTCTATTTGTGCAGACTCGTGTACTTGCCACgtcgacaaattaaaaatttagttgaaagGCGCAAGCACCTTTTACCTTGACATGGCAGTGTCTGGCGTATGGGGAAAATGTATTTAATGGTACTATAATTTAACTACAAACACGAATCCTTGCGAGGCTCACGCAAAGGTTATATTAttgagcaaataaaattttgatggGTCGGTGGTGTCATGGCAAACTGAATTATTTGGCTACAAACGCTTGGATGTGCGCGTAAACCGCATTTGATACGAGCAGGACGGCACTAAGTGACACACTGCGGACGTCAGAGTAAACAAGTATGTGGTCATCCTTAGCAAAGGGTTGGGGATTGAGTAGAAAAATCAATTGGATTCCGTCAGATTATTGGACGGATTGTAAAATATTGAGAGACAGACGATCAATGAAAGTAAAGTcaacataaatcaaaatatcgacAAATAAGAGCTACAGGTAAGATCCGGAAAAACGGTCGATGAGTAGTAATTATGCAATTTGCAATAGTTTTCATTAACTTGAGATAGTACCACTTCTTGAAGTTTCGTTTTAATTCTAGTGGCGTCCTTAACCTTTCAGTCTTCCTGCTCTGTATGACCTGTTCTCAAACAAATCCGCGACACTTTTTAAACGCTcaacagtgtatattaagtttgctttgAAATTTGTAACATCCAAGATCGTCGCAGACCCTTCAAAATTTATTCGATTTCGGGTcaatttagctatgtccgtctatGTTCATttgcctgtctgtatatattattagtgctgcaatctggcaactcacaactttatcgtaaagtttgatatttttgatggcATGCATACTCAGAACATTTTGACATaagagcgctatttgtgttgtttacagtaacttaaaatattcttctcaaCAAAAATACCGAATATTCTCGCgtgattatttttttgcaactttcgacgtggattaactcagcaacagtgcatcgatgattttcattcaatttttaaCGATGAAGCTATAACAAGGACCAGTGTTTATTGATGGTATgatgaattcaatcgaggtctCTAAGAGGAATTTCtggaaggtcgtccaaaatctattgttgttccggaaaatcttgatgctgtgcgcaaaatgattttgcaagatcgtcatgtgacccgTCGTAAGATTGAGACAAATATGAACATTATTGGGACTAGCAtgcattcaatattgcatgaacattggactgtaaaaaaatttgttcacgttggatctttcacaatttgtcaatcgctcaaaaaaggcttcGTGCCGATTGGTCGAAATGtactataaacaaaatatgagaATGGTGTTtcgaaacaagtttatgacatCGTTATAGGTGATGAATCGTGGATTAACGCGTATGAGCCCGAACATAAACATCAGTCGACTGTATGTGTGTTTTAAGTTGAGCCGCATgcagcacttccaagcaaatggctGTCTGTTCTTTTAAAAATACTGGATATGTCGGAACCATACCACAGGAACATTGCAGAACAGTAAAATCGGAGTGGTatacaaccatttgtttgccaggtgTATTTCACGAAATCAGGATtactctcacacatcgactggcaccgaatgacttcttttttattcttgttcgtaaaaaataaactaagaagttaacatttttcggcacctgaagaggcggttgatgtCTTCAAAAGGCATGCTTGGGAGAtgcctcaatcagagtggcaaacgAGCTTCGACAATGGGTTTAAATGCATCCAAAAGTATGTTAAACTACCAGCAttagatagaaaaaaaaaactaaatataaaagaTTCATGTGTGAAAAGTACTACTTTAGCCctgacaaaaaaatgttgccttAACCTGCCGTAGAAATTgccaaactattttaaaaatatgcaatgtctattaatttaatatttcaaaattactaTGTGATAGAATAAAGTATAAGCTcataaaagaaaacacaaaaaggtCAAAAGTTAATGGAATTTTCGTCTaaccaaaattgaaatacaacAAACAAGCGATAATAATTGACCATTAGGAAAAATTGGCGCTTGCCTCGTTAAAACACAATAATTTCCGCTAATGATTTATCACCGGAACCGTACTAAGAGCCATGAAGGAGAATAATTATTATGGCAAATACAACAACTTTTGATTCAGTCACTAAAAGGGTAACGTTTTTATCTGTGAGTTTCGATATTCGATAAATTTTTATCTTATCAAATCTTTTTTAGGAACCATGAGTCAAGAGGATTAAGCACTTATGCAACACGAGTTGTTACATGTCGAATTACAACAATACAAACAAGTTTCCACTCAatggaaattaataaattatgggGCAATTAGGTCTTCTACGGTTA
It includes:
- the LOC126754471 gene encoding tumor necrosis factor alpha-induced protein 8-like protein isoform X1; translated protein: MAAEGLRQCLLLWSVDYWNLEVMADSAFKSRDIGLRAQKKILSRMATKNIAKTFIDGTTASLLDNLYRLCKMHTGNKVKAEKLIKNIIKIVIKIGVLHRNNQFSADELKDAEVFKRKFQNTQLAVISFYEVDYSFDLPYMQKSIAESHATLKSIVQRHLTEKSLNRIDEVFNFFGDTALLETAFKPNSPYRELMGKIVSDINTAMEAGDMTAKYFKRGGKKRRCERK
- the LOC126754471 gene encoding tumor necrosis factor alpha-induced protein 8-like protein isoform X3; this encodes MADSAFKSRDIGLRAQKKILSRMATKNIAKTFIDGTTASLLDNLYRLCKMHTGNKVKAEKLIKNIIKIVIKIGVLHRNNQFSADELKDAEVFKRKFQNTQLAVISFYEVDYSFDLPYMQKSIAESHATLKSIVQRHLTEKSLNRIDEVFNFFGDTALLETAFKPNSPYRELMGKIVSDINTAMEAGDMTAKYFKRGGKKRRCERK
- the LOC126754471 gene encoding tumor necrosis factor alpha-induced protein 8-like protein isoform X2, encoding MAAEGLRQCLLLWSVDYWNLEVMADSAFKSRDIGLRAQKKILSRMATKNIAKTFIDGTTASLLDNLYRLCKMHTGNKVKAEKLIKNIIKIVIKIGVLHRNNQFSADELKDAEVFKRKFQNTQLAVISFYEVDYSFDLPYMQKSIAESHATLKSIVQRHLTEKSLNRIDEVFNFFGDTALLETAFKPNSPYRELMGKIVSDINTAMEAGDM